atctataactaacaactaatttaacatattactacttcaaataaatacaatttttgtacgtaaataatttaattttttacttacaCTATATACAATTTGAAATACAAAAACaattcataatttcataaatgtaaacaataaaaaatataacatattaataattaaaataaatataaattattcacaatttaaaaataaatcttaaaaaaacaaaaatttacggATGAAGTACATCCTTATAAAGCACTACATCTGTATGCTTTATACGAATGTACTTCATCCGTAAggttcaaaatataatatacgAATGAAGTACATCCGTATAAAGCTTACGGATGAACTACATTCGTGTTCTTTATACGGATGAACTACATCCGTAGGTACAAATTTTAACTTACGAATATAGTACATCCGTATACATCATACGGATGAACTACATCCATAAGAATCTTACGAATGAACTACATCTGTATGTTGTAATTTTGTCTTATGGATGTACTTCATCCGTATACAACTTACAAATTTACTTTATCTGTATCTTAAAAATAACAGATTTACTAGAACACCAATTACccaaaaaagccaaaaaaatatgTACCTCCGCCGAAATAAAACCACCACTAGTAACACTTTCACCTCAACCGAACCGCTACCTCTCTCAACACTTGCAAAACGACCACCAACGAGAGAAACCAGACCACAATAACAAAAACCAAGCATTCAACATAAAACAAACACAGAAATACTAGTGccaatttaaagaaaaacaatgagGGGCATTATtgccatttttaaaatatgttgggtgcacctagcaagtCCCATTAAATAATACGTACTCATTTAACTCTTGTGAGAAATGGGATATGGGCTAGTACATTAAAATGGGGAATACCATTTCTCTTTGGCTAGCACATAATGCCACAAACATAAAGATTGTTGCAACAAAGAttataacatctaaattttttatttcattttgtcaaattttaaattttattagagGTGGATACGTACTATTTTTAACTTATGAAGTTCTAATCTAAAGCCCTAGAAgtgaaaacaagaagaaaaaaaggaagatttgggatttaaagaatttaatttctaaaatttaaaatgtaaattattacTGGTGTGTTCTTACAAATTGTGAAAACTAGTTTCATTTTAtctatcaaaataattattataaaaatgttactTTTATTTGATTCAACATGCTAaacttatttgataaatttaatttggaAATTAAGACTATGTTATAACAAGTGATAttgttttgtttaaattattctttaatcCCATGGATAAAATCCATCATAAACAAGAACCATTGAATTTATGCACTTGATTGATTCTCATGTTATGAAATGAGACAATGCATATGTCATCTAGCCCATTTTCtggcttaaaaataattattatcactAGTGCAAAAAGATACTATGTGTGTTATCTATGTGTAGTTGAGTGTAacttgttttgaaaaatataattgttgttGAAAGTTTGGATTTTGAAATACTTTCCTAGAGGAGTTGAACTTGTGAGAGTGACAAcgtcatgacttttgaaaatTGTCAAGTCAGAAGATATTTATGTCTTAAGACGAATCATGACCcctaattatttgattaaatgcaaataaatacaaaatgttAAAAGTTACATCATCTACGATATCTAGTGATGTGGCTCCATGTGGAGCTGTAGGCCTTGAATTTTGTTCATCAatagattcctttgcttcttgaagatcaatgacagtgaaatgaagatgaaaaaaagatgattagagacgccacttcaaggagaaaatgagtcaagaagaagctcaccaccataggaagccatggaaaagagcttgaaggtaggagaagatgagtggaggtagagggagagaaggagcacgaaattttgtgcctcaaatgaggtctaaactttgaagtataattctcaaatgatcaaagttccaaaaatgcacacacatggcctctatttatagcctaattgtcacacaaaattggagggaaatttgaatttctattcaaatttcaattgaatttgaaattgaatttgtggagccaaattttggagtcaaaatttcactaattatgattaggtaattttagctatggttcagcccactaatccaagatcaagtccaacattctccactaagtgtgcttaggtgtcatgaggcatgtaaagcatgaaggacatgcacaaagtgtgactaaatgatatggcaatggggtgtacCAAGCAAATGCTcgcctccccctctaaaatttaattggattaggcttctcccaatttaattaaatttatttcctaacacacacatcaaatattcacttaatgcatgtgaaattacaaaactacccctaatacaaaaactagtctaggtgccctaaaatacaagtgctaaaaaatcctatatttctagggtaccctacctacattatggggccctaaatataaggcccaaaaataatgaaactttaatctaatatgtacaaagataaatgggctcatacttagcccatgggttcgaaatctaccctaaggctcatgagaatcctagaaccttctcttgcatctctgactcaatcttcttggaatcttctatccaatgcctttgGGGGCTACAATTGCATCATCTAACCAAGCTTCACGATCTTGTATTTGAACCATCAGACGAAAGAAGATACACACATTAAATAATGACATTTAAGATTTCATTTATAACTGTGTTTGagattttgttttgtagagaTATTCTCCTAAGATATTTCAAAttctaagaaaaataaataaagctcAAATTCTAAAAGTGTTAAACAAGTATCAAAAGACACACTACAGTGGTTTCACAATTAAATTTGTACGAGAatacccaaaaaaatatataaaaactctCATGTTTAAGTTACATTCTATAAACTTTCctatacaaaatgaaaatataaaggtCATAGGAGAGTTACctcaaaaaaaaagtttggagattgcaaaaaaattacataaaaatataattacttaataaaatagttcatgcatgaaagaaattattaatgtttaaaattagcCCTAAGTActaatgtaataaaaaacaaaaacttaaaatttaattaacataaaactgtctataataataataatacttataaatttcaattaaagtgtTGCTCCATATTTATTCaatgacttaaaaaaattaattagtgataaaagaatacattttaaaaatactttggaaatgtatataaatcttgttgaaaacaactaaaatatagataattttaATCTATAGTTTTAAAATAGTAAAGAGAATTTTATTGAAAGCAATTAAcgagtatatataatttttaatataaataaagttttaaaacagtagagaatttttttttaaagcactTAACGTCTAGATGATTTTTGGGTAGCTTTCCCTGTTAACCTGTTTTTTGTAGCTTTCCACCTTTGCATTTTCAGTTTGCGGGTGTGAGTATGGTATGATCGGAACTTCAGCGTGTACGTGTTTCCAGACTTTCATTAGTTCATAACATGATACTCCACTGACGTAGGGAGTTTCTAtgggttaaattagtttttataatttcttaatttaatatgttcttttaatttttttggttcaatttaattctctaatatttaaaaaatgatttaatttgattcttgactataaattataagaaatcacATTTGTAAAAGTTGAAAACGGTCACTAAATAATTCTAAACtgccacaaaatatatattttcaaaataataataataataataataataataaattggtcttatcttttttctttcttgttcttAGGGGTGGAGTCAAGCCAAGTCAAGCTTTACTAGACTTAAACTCAGCTTGAGTTGAAAACGTACGGCTTGAGCTTGACTCATTACCTGACATAGACATTTTTTAAAGACTCGGGTTACATAAAAGTCTGACTTGGCCCACGAGCCTATTTAAAAGCTTGCTTAAAGAcgtctttgattaattaattattttaaaacctagtgaaatactaactaaaaaagaaacttataaaatttagtataagcaatgtacaaatccaaaaataattgataaacaaaatcatattgaattcaagtcgttaaagcacaaaatatatcaaaagaaaataacaagagcataatattaaaaaatgtatggattagGTCcttagccccaaagcttacaaatctattttaagtccaagcacataaacgaaataaaataaaatctggacaaaataagataagatgggatgaaataaaatctggatgaaataaaatctaaataaaataaaatctagatggaataaaatctggataagataagatttgataaaataaagttattattattattgttatggtTAGTTAAACAGACTGACTTGTCAAgcttaacaagttttttttataatttggacttgactttttatctaaaaagactttttaaaaagtttgagcTTGACCTTTATAACAAGCAAGTCGAGCCAGCCTTATATAGGCCGAGCCAAAGACCCTAGACAAACTGCTCGGCTCATTCTGACCCCTACTTGTTCCCCAACCAATGGACCAACTTATATCTCCTTTGCAAAGTAAGGATGTGAATTCATATTCTTCAAATAAGAGAGAATTGTATTTCTAACATCAATTGTTGGCGAAACACTTAGATATCCTCTTAAATAGAGAAATCGAGAATTATAATCCAATCATAGTACATATATTTTGCCCGACAAGTCTCgtggtttttattttctcacATTAAGTAATTTTCCACATTACAAATTTTAGTGTTACTTTCCACTCTTATATTTTCGACAGGAGGAGTGCTAAGGATTTTGAATTGTTAAAGTTAATTACTAACCGTGTGCGTATTCGAAGTGTGTCAAATGAAAGATGAAAGCTAAGATGAGCTAATcgcaaatatttaaaaagatggttaagattaaaataatcaaaataatcttgacAATTTGTATATAATTACGTGACAATTGGTTATGAGAGCATAAGAAAGTCTAACTTCTAACTTAATTGGCTGAACAGAATGTGAGCAGAGTGTTGTGAATCTCTTATCTAGTGTTAAATTCCtagggataaaaaaaatgactatttcTTACTCCTCTCACTTCTTATGCTCTCACTAGATATTTCTATGTTGTACGTATTGTTATATCAAATGACAACCCCACCGTTTCAACGGTGTTCACAATCACATCTTCTAAAAGGAGCTACAGGGCAAAGAATGCAAGATAGCCATACAAAAGTATTCAGAGGAAGACAAACTGTTAGTCAGCACTAGAAAAatacacattttattttatttacaaacaaACCTCAAAAGCTGTACACAACAAATGACCTTATCAATATTTCATTTGGTGACCAAAATTGCTAAACTTAGCaaccaagaaaaagaagattCTAAAACTCTACTCATACCCTTTTCTTCAAGTTAATCACCTAGCTGGTGCAGAGAAGACCCTGTTGTACCAAACAGAATGAAGTATCATATGAAATATGTCATACTTGACAGGGTTCTTGTGCCAAAGGAAATGCTGCTGCACCTTTTTTACCCTCATCTGCAACCGAAGATACTGCTTTTCTGGGATGGAAAGGAGTATATTTTTCAGGTTAGGAATGTCCTTCTCCAGAACAATAACCGCAAAGGATTCCCAATTCAGAACCTCGAGAAAGGGAGGCACAAAATTGTCGGATATTATAACCGGAACACATTCGTAGAAAATGGCTTCCACCACTCTTGGACTGTTCACTTCATAGCCTTTGGCACAAATGCAGTACTTGCTGCTCTTCATGTATTGGATGTAGTTCCTGTTGCCCTTGGACTTTGGCAATCTCCCAAAGATTTTCATGTCAGGGTCTTTGTTTTCCCAGTGCTGCAACAAAATTGGCCTCACATAACCATGCATGCTCCCTGCAAAAAATGCAAGCGTTGTCCTCTTCGAAGCTGAATTCCCGCTGAGATCCTTAGTGGGGATCTTAGCATCGCGGACATACGTCTCGGGAAGAGATGCATCcttcccaaaaacaaatccttcTTTCACATCAGCATTACAAAGGGATCGTATGCAATTAGCCATGTCAACCTTAGTTTCTCCAGGGGCCTGCATAGTGGAGAGGTATCTTGTATCATCAGATAAAATTCAAGAGACTAATGTGATAAACATTCAAGTTTTTGTTTGTATACCACCAAGAAGATGGccatttgtttaaacttaaaagtacaaatttgattataatattttatgatataatgtttttaaaacattttcttaAGAAATCACTATTTTTAGCTTTTGAGGACGTGCCTTGTTGCAACAGTATTGTTGAAATCTTGTGACCAACAAGTTCAAATATAACTCtctaatttcaggagaatttgTCACttctaaaatgaaagaaatttactTTAGAGGATAAAGTcaataataatcattaattagaAAATCAGATTGTAATTAGTTTGAAATTTTGTTAcatatgtatttgattttatcACAATCATTGATATTCTAATTAAAGATTTTGAGTGCACTCTCTGATGTTCACCTCCTCACTTTATAGAAGCCAAATCCAATTAAAGGTTAAGGCTACCTacacattttaattactaagtgGGAGCTTCACACACTGGGTAAccctttttagtatttttagcTAATGAGGAAAACACAAAcaactttttttagtttttgctttttggttttgTGAAGCTTAAATGATAATtacatttgtttttaaatatatcattgaAAGCAATGTGAAATGACAAGCGGTTAATGTTTCCAACAAATTAAGCTAGTAATGACAACAATTGAATCCGGAAAGGCATACCCAATCATGGCAACCAACAAGAAAATGATCAGCGCCTCCAGTTCTGTTCCAGAAAGTATATTTCCCTGCAATCATTTCAACATAGTTATGCAGATACTGAACCAGGTTCTTATGATTATGTGAATTCTGCACATACAATGTTTCCTCTAGCATTCGAGAACTAAAAGGTAAGTAAAACAAGTGGGCCTTGTTTGGGTCTCTAGTTAGAAATCTCTTATTAGCTTCCATTTGCTTCATAAACCATCCTTCAGAAGCATAAAGTCCTGTGAAAAATGGGGAGTGCATTATTGGTCTAGCTCCTTCTCTGTATACATACACTTTGAGAGTCTGTTCCATTAATTCATAGCTCCTAAAAATTTGACAATCATAAGGCTATTAGAAGGTGAAATATTCAATAAGACAAACGAGAATCTTGCTTTATGCATCATTGCTGCTACACTGTTGGACACTTCTTTTACAGAATCACTACTAATCTTTTCTGTTGTGAAGAACAACTAGAATGATTAAATCATTTTCCTTGCATATGTGAAACAttgaggaaaaaataaatagcaGACCTCCTTAACTTAATATTTTCACAAATTTAgcttaaatgaaaaaatctgCAAAACATAATTTTCCGGTGAAAGGAAAGGGGAGTCTTTAGCATTACAAAATGCAGCAATGTTGAAGAAGCATTGCTAAATTTTGTTTGTGATAACCAAAgacaatgatatatatatatgtgtgtgtgtgtgtgtgtgtgtgtgtgtgtgtgtgagaggaAATTTTATAATTGCAAAACAGATTGCACTTATTTCATCAGAATGTGAAGATACATGTTTTCTGCAATAATCTGTCAGTAACAATTTCAGTTCACATTgtcaaaaaatattcatattttgttaatttcagCATAGCAATTTAACTTCTAGAAGATACTTCTAAAACTTGCTTTTAGGAGGGGGATTAATCAAATAATACCTCTTGAACATGGAAACATTATGATAAATGTGAGCATAAAAATTTGGATCCTTCTTTACAATTGGTGCATTTTCAATCTCTGATCTGGCCTGTAGTAGCTCTTGATCAACAGCTGAAAACCAGCTTGGTctctaaaatgaaattaaaaacataaaagaacacTGTAATATCAGAAAGGAAAAATTTCCTAGCCATTAGAATATAGTTGAAATTTCACAATTTAGTCACATACCATAGAACGATATGAATTATGGCTTTGAAGTAATAACTTGTTCATTTCAGATACTGTTGTAACTTCTGGAATTGGTGTATGGGAATCTTTCTTCTCATTAGGCACACTTACCTTGGCATCATTTTGTGATGACCTAATACTCTCTTCCTTTATGGAGTTAGTTGTGTTGTCTTTCTGAAATAAAGATATGGAGGAATCATTTGATAACACTGCAGTTACAATGTTTGTGCTCACATTTGTCGAAGAAGCATATTGACTTCCAGATTTCTGTTCAGTTGATGAAATGTTGTCTTCTTGGAACTGGTTTGCAGAGAAACTCAAATCAATAGTATTGTTAAAACTGATTGGTCCAGGATCTCCTCCCTGCGGTGTTTCAGCTACATTTTCTGATCTATTAATACTTTTCGTTTTGGAACTTTGGTCAGAGCCATCTAATCCTAGAGAGTTGTTTGGTGTGCTTCCTGGTTCCAAGACAAAGCCAGTTCTTGGAATGGTGTCATTTTCCCCAGACTTTGTTTTATTAGCTATCTCAAAGGCATGGTCACCAGTAGAGTTTGCTGGATTGAAAAGCGTAACATTGTTAACCAATTCGGAAATAGACGGTGCATCTGAAGCCTTGAATGTACTACTTCCTGGTGTTGGTATCTTCTCAGCAGAGAATAGAGAGAGTAGAACAGTTCCATATGGAAACTCGAGGTACTGGAAAGTTAAGATCACTGCAAATGTAATGCCAATAAGCCATAGCAATCTCTTTGTTTCCAGCTGAAACAAGGATAAAAATTCTAAACCCATTTAGCTGAAATTCTTCAACTTGTGTCAGTTGAAGAGAATGTTCATAGCACCTCTGCAGGTAATaccaaagaaagaaataatgtcaTTATACAAGTAGTAAAACAATGATTATGCAATTTTTTGCTATTTACTCGTCAAATGCATCCAATTGAGATACAGAGAACCATATAAAAATTGACAATAGCAACAAAAAGGCTAACCAAACCAAAGACTACACAAGAATTCACTTTAAGGGAACAGATTTATCAATTTCAAAACGAAAATGAATATACCCTTTTGCCAATTTACTTAACTCAAACATAATTGTGGTTGTTGCTGGTGAAAATAAAAGCTGCAGTTGAAACTCACTAAGAAAAACAGAGAATAGATAAAGGAAGGTAACTTTTCACAGAACAACAACTATGGCGGTGCAGAGAAACCAACTTATTTCCTAATTTTGAAGCAAGAGATAAAAAAGATTAGATAAACCCACCAAGATGTTTATCTTAGAACTTACCAAACACCAAACTAATAGTTTACAGCGACATGCAAACAAGAAAAGGCTCAATTCTCATGACACCTCATTCAGCATGCAAATCCCAATTCAACCCACAAGTCCAATTCCAAACTACAGGCACCACATCGACCATTTCTTTTCATATCTCTCCTAAGGCATGAAAATCATCAAGAACACAAAaacaccaaaagaaaaaggaaaaagaaaaaagaaaccatTGACAAAAACATTTTAACTAACAAAATTGAGTACCTCTTTGGAAACACAGTGCacacaagaagaaaataatccTTTGCTAACTTGATATTAATAAATTGACTAAAAAAAAGGTTCCAaggtttgttcttttttttttctcattttttttgcaTGCAACCACCAACACCAAGGTGGGGTCTGTgtagaattatttaatttaatattaataaaaaataagtaaaacagAAAAATTAATGGCTTGGAAGCTTACGTGTGACACCGACTCCCACGTTGGACGTTCCTTCAACGCTCTTGCGTTCACAGGTTTTGAGTTCTGCATCTTGTAAACCATAAAACGTGACCCTATTATATCTCTGTCGAGTTCCAAAGTGAACATGACATAGCTGAAGCTGCCACGTTCGGACAGAATACCCATTAGCCACGGCACCAAGAAAAGCCaccaaaaaattcaatttcacatttttaaaatattaaatataagattttctttctttaatttatttgtctcttgtgataattatttttaattattttatgataaatattataaattaataagatgCATTCTCTCCTGTGAGTATCGGAAAAGATAATTAGtactcattaattaattaaatagaaagaaaaatagtgaGTCCTTATAATCttaaggatagatttttaaaaaaatgatataaattattaataaatttactgTTAACTAAATTAATCGTGTGAGGATGTTATTAGTGTTACACTTCCTCCGCTCCTtgattataagttaaaaaataaatatatttcatatttattgagtaaattaattaactcattataaattatgttatttttaattaaaaataaatatgttttctaaattatcattgaaaaatcatatcaagtataaaaaaatctttagttTTAGTAAATGTAAGATATTTTtaagatagtttttttaaataagatataaataattgatatttacttatatttaagatCAGAAGGAATACCTTTAGGCTTTAATacatctttttaatattttataaagaaaatactaaataaaatgtatggtatgttaaaaaatttaaaaatatttaaaacttatcCTATATGTAAAAGGATATTTTGAGAGAATTTACAATTATTCAgctattattcatttttatctaatttagattaagacttatttttaattttagtgaagttaattatcacttttctgttatttaaatattatagtaCTTGTCTTTcaatcaaatgaaaataataattaattaattaattaattaatctttctctctctcacttaTTAAATAGattcacttttaattattactttttatatgttaggaaattaaaagaaaaatggtttATAGGATGAAAGAATTTTCCTACTGTTAACTCGAATGAGATAAGGCCACGGCTTGGAGCATCCAGCATAGTTTTTGAAAACGCCAAAAATATCCTTATGGGTGTTTTTGGTTACAAATAGGAGGTTTAGTTTTTCATTTATGcggtgccttttttttttcgcaAAATCTCACACCTTTAGTGTAAGTTGTTTTTGTTAGCTTTCGTTAATTTCCTTTTCTGAACATTTTTTGTCTCCAATGGTGTATGTGTGCATTGTTCTAAGAGAATATGGTAAAGTTAGGTGGTTATTCGTCGACAGAAAAGAAGAAGTacgtaaaaaaattagaaacatacggattgtcaatccttatgactcatacggatcaacAATGACCATACGGATCAACGATGGCCATACGGATTGTTAATCTGTATAAGCCATCGtatgtttctaaattttttaaaaaaattaaaattcacatggattaataattaaattttaaatcttaaattttggtttcagtattttttataaccaccaaatttaatatatttttaaatttgatttcaatcattattttaaactaacaatcttatcataatttaaattttaaattttggtttcaatattttttataactaccaaatcaaatatatttttaaatttgatttcaatcattatcttaaactaacaatcttatcatattttaaattttaaattttcgtttcaatttttttataactaccaaattaagtatacttttaaatttgatttcaatcattatcttaaactaaccATCTTatcctattttaaattttaaattttggtttcaatatttttttataactaccaaatcaaatatatttttaaatttgatttcaatcaatATCTTAAACtaataatcttatcatattttaaattttaaattttggtttcaatattttttataactaccaaattaagtatacttttaaatttgatttcaatcattatctcAAACTAAccatcttatcatattttaaattttaaattttggtttcaatattttttttataactagcaaatcaaatatatttttaaatttgatttcaatcattatcttaaactaacaatcttatcatattttaaattttaaatttttgtttcaatattttttataactaccaaattaagtatacttttaaatttaatttcaatcattatcttaaactaacaatcttatcatattttaaattttggtttcaatatttttttataactatcaaatcaaatatatttttaaatttaatttcaatcattatcttaaactaacaatcttatcatattttaaattttggtttcataaTTTCTATAACTAATAgatttattgtacaattaaaaattatgtttcaatatttttataacaaattttaattattaaaaattttcgtttaaatattttttgtaactaacaaatttaaattatttttaattatgacttcaatatttttcattagtaacaaattcaatatcttttaaatatttgtttcgatttttcaaaaaagttagacaaatataatataacaatattaaaaattaattgtttcaccAATCTAATCTTAATTTTAGCAATCTAATCTTAGtaataactaatatattttttaataaataaaatcaatacttaacatataaatcagaaaaattataaaatttcactaacattacaaaacaatattatactacgaaacaatttaaataataattgacaaatcaaaattttcaaaaaaaaaacaaatttagaagaagaaaaattgaaaaaaaaaatattcaacaaaaaaaacaaaaaaaaacctataCGAATTAGCAATCCTTATGGGTCAAGATatgaactctctcaagatatggttcattagtctcatgaaagtgctaggagcattagttaggccaaaaggcataaccaaccattcatacaaaccatattttgttttaaaagcagttttccattcatccccttcTCTAACCCTAGTTTgattgtatccactttttaaatcgattttagagaagtaacatgcaccatgcaatttatcaagcaaatcatcaagcctaggtataggatgcctatatttaatggtgatgttattaagggctctacaatcggaacacatgcgccatgtcccatcctttttagggaccaaaatca
This region of Glycine soja cultivar W05 chromosome 17, ASM419377v2, whole genome shotgun sequence genomic DNA includes:
- the LOC114393415 gene encoding probable glycosyltransferase At3g07620, which translates into the protein MGLEFLSLFQLETKRLLWLIGITFAVILTFQYLEFPYGTVLLSLFSAEKIPTPGSSTFKASDAPSISELVNNVTLFNPANSTGDHAFEIANKTKSGENDTIPRTGFVLEPGSTPNNSLGLDGSDQSSKTKSINRSENVAETPQGGDPGPISFNNTIDLSFSANQFQEDNISSTEQKSGSQYASSTNVSTNIVTAVLSNDSSISLFQKDNTTNSIKEESIRSSQNDAKVSVPNEKKDSHTPIPEVTTVSEMNKLLLQSHNSYRSMRPSWFSAVDQELLQARSEIENAPIVKKDPNFYAHIYHNVSMFKRSYELMEQTLKVYVYREGARPIMHSPFFTGLYASEGWFMKQMEANKRFLTRDPNKAHLFYLPFSSRMLEETLYVQNSHNHKNLVQYLHNYVEMIAGKYTFWNRTGGADHFLVGCHDWAPGETKVDMANCIRSLCNADVKEGFVFGKDASLPETYVRDAKIPTKDLSGNSASKRTTLAFFAGSMHGYVRPILLQHWENKDPDMKIFGRLPKSKGNRNYIQYMKSSKYCICAKGYEVNSPRVVEAIFYECVPVIISDNFVPPFLEVLNWESFAVIVLEKDIPNLKNILLSIPEKQYLRLQMRVKKVQQHFLWHKNPVKYDIFHMILHSVWYNRVFSAPAR